In Nitrospirota bacterium, the sequence TAGGAACTATCACACTTTTCAAAGGAGGAATTTTTATCTTATAAGGACCAATAAAGATAGTATTGATAGAGTAAAAATTTCCATAGTTGATGGTTCTTTTTTCGAAACTGTTCCTAAAGAGCATCTTATTTATCAGATGTTTTTGAATATTTTGCGAAACCATTTGGAGAAAAAAGACATCAAAATATCTTCAGAGATACTTAATGAGATTGAGAAATCTCTTTCCTATATTACAGACCAGACTATAATTGCCGCATCCCAAACCATAGAAAAGGCATCGGTGCGACCTCGCCTAAGAATTATGGCGGAGGTCCATACTGAAGGAAACCCGCACAGTAGTTTTTATCCAGAGATTTCAGAAAGAAGCGTTAATCTTATCACTCAAGTATCTGCTTACGAGAAAGAAATTGCAGAATTAATATCTAAAGAAGTCTCTAATGTAAAAATTTTCAGTATAAAGCATAAAAGGAATGGAGAACATCTAGTATTTCAGCTCAGATTTTAAAGAGATAGATAAAATTATAGAGGTATTGAAAACAGATGTTTATTAAGATACAAGGGATAAGATACAATTTTGAAATTGTTTCGGAAAATGGAGAGCAAAATGTTTGTTTTTATATAAAAGCGATATGCAACTCCACGGGAAGAACTTCTTGCGTAAACAACCTAAATACAATACTATTAGAATTTAATGTTAATCCGATAAGACCAGAGTTTGCTGATTCTATGTGGATAGTTTCAAAAAAGGAAGCAAATGTTTTTGTAAATACTGCAAAGAAATTTCTTTCAGACACACTTTTTATGAATTACCTTGAGAGAAGATTAGATGAAAATAGGTTAGAGGGTGGATGGGAGAATATCTCAGCGGTATGACGCTTTAGGAGGCAAATATCATGTGTCTTGCGACTTTTGAATTAGTAAGCGGTGAATATGGGCAGATCTTTGAAAAGGCATTTTATGCAAAGAGAGATAAAGATATCCATTGAAAAGGATTTTCATCATCCCAGTAGGGACTGTTGATTCAAGCATCGTGAGTGGTATTGCCAATGGCCTTAAAGAGAAATTTCGTTGCGAGATAGGGATTGACAAAGAAATACCTATCCCACTTGATGCTTATAACAATAAAAGAAGACAGTATCACTCCACAACTATTCTCGGCGAGCTTCGGTTTCTTAAGCTGAAAGATTTTGATCGCATACTCGGTGTAATCGATGTAGATCTCTTTGTCCCAGAACTCAACTTTGTCTTTGGAGAGGCAGATATATCCAGAGGAGTGGCTGTTATATCTCTCACAAGGCTAAGACAGGAATTCTATGGACTTCATCCAGATAACGGCATCTTTCAAATGAGGGCTATCAAAGAAGCCACCCATGAAATAGGGCATACATATGGCCTTGGTCATTGTCCAAATAAGAAGTGCATAATGCATTTCTCCAATAGCCTCAGGGATACGGATATCAAAGGGCCAGGATTCTGCGATATCTGTAGAAGTAATCTTGGTATTTAAAAAAGGATTTTATGTCTTGCACAGAGAGATTATAGAAAATAAATCTTCAACCTTAAACCTTGTTATGTTTCGAGACCTTCTCTCCTTTATTTCTATCATACCCTCTTTCAGATTCTTCTCTCCTATAACAATCTGATACGGAATCCCTATTAAATCAGCGTCTTTAAATTTTATTCCTGCCCTTTCGTCTCTATCATCCATCAAAACCTCGATGCCTTTTTCTGTTAAATCCTTATAAAGTTTCTCAGCCACCTCTACTGTTTTTATATCCTTCATATTTAAAGGCAATATCTCTACATCAAATGGAGCTATGCTTTTGTGCCAGATGATACCATCCCTGTCATTATTCTGTTCGACGGCAGCTGCTGCGATTCTTGCAGGTCCGATTCCATAACTACCCATGATAATCGGTTTTTCCTCTCCGTTTTCATCAAGATAGAATGCCTTCAGAGGCAAAGAGTATTTTGTGCCGAGCTTGAAGATATTTCCTATTTCGATAGCGAGCTCGATTCTTAGAGATGCGTTGCATTTCGGGCATGAATCGCCCTCCTTTGCAATATGTATGTCACGCCATTCAGCACTAAAATCTTTTCCTGGCCTTATCCCTTTTAGGTGATAATGTGGTTTATTCGCACCACTTACATAAACACCCTCTTTAAGGCATGTGTCAGCGATAATCCTGAGTTTATGATTCATAGGACCTATAAACCCTGCCTCTACACCAAGAATCTCTTTTATCTCTTCTTTTTGTGCTGGTCTATGGTTGCCGATAATCTTGTTAAACTTTTTTTCATGTAATTCCTGATCCCCTCTTACGAGGGCAAGCACAGGGCCATTATTGCTTATGACGAGTATGCTCTTTATAAAGTATTCGGGATCGAGTTTTAAAAAACTTGAGACTTCCTCAACTGTGCGTTTTTCAGGGGTATGAACCTCTTCATATTCCCAGTCTTGGAGGCTTATCTTTTTAGGATTCGAAAGGGCAAGTTCAATATTAGCAGCGTATCCGCATGAATCGCAGAGTACAACCTCATCTTCACCTGCAGGGCTTGGAGACATAAATTCGTGTGCTGTTGCACCACCCATCATTCCTGGGTCTGATTCCACTTGATAAAATTTCAATCCACATCTTTTGAATATTCTGTGGTATGCCTCTGCATGGAGCTGATAGCTCTTTTCAAGTCCCTCCTCATCTGCATCAAAGCTGTAGCTATCCTTCATCAAGAATTCTCTTGTTCTGATCACGCCACTTTTTGGTCTTGCTTCATCCCGAAGTTTTATCTGTGTCTGATACCATATCTGAGGAAGGTCTCTATATGAACGTATCTCTTTATGAGCGAGCCATGCCATTATCTCTTCATGGGTCATCCCAAGACACATATCCCTTCCGCTTCTGTCCTTCAGTCTGAACATCTCATCACCTATCTCATGCCATCTTCCTGTCTGCTGCCATATCTCTGCAGGATGGAGTACCGGTAGGGAAAGCTCCTGTCCTCCTATGGCATTCATTTCGTCACGAATAATACTGTTAATCTTATCTATAATCCGGAGACCGAGTGGAAGGTATATATAAATTCCAGCCACAAGCTGCCTTATCATACCACTCCTGAGCATTAATATATGGCTCACTGCCTCTGCATCTGAAGGCGCCTCTCTCAATGTTGAAATCAATAATTTTGAATATCGCAAATACTTAAACCTCCTTATAAAAATGCAAAAACCAAAAATCAAAAATCCCCCTACAACCCCCCTTTACTAAAGGGGGGCAGGAGGGATTAAGGAATTCCACTCCTGAACTTGTTTCAGGATTGATTTTTGAATTTTGAGTTTTGAATTTGTTTAGCAAGATGCCTCAGCTATTTTCTTTTTACTTTTATCTTTCACCAATGCCTCTGTCTCATTAACGATTACATCTGCAAGTTGATCTTCTTTCAATTTTTTAACTATCTTACCCTTTCTGAAGAGTATTCCTACACCTTTCCCTCCAGCAATCCCCACATCTGCCTCTCTTGCCTCTCCAGGACCATTCACTACACATCCCATAACAGCGACATCAAGTGGCTCAATGATATGAGATAATCTTTCTTCAACCTCTGATGCGAGTCTTATGACATCTATTTCGCACCTGCCACATGTAGGGCATGAAATAATATTAACACCCCTCTTTCGTATCCCAAGTGATTTGAGTATTTCGTATGCTACCTTCACCTCTTTTGCTGGCTCTGCTGTGAGTGACACCCTTATTGTATCCCCTATTCCCTCAGAGAGTAGAATACCGAGTCCAACAGACGATTTAATTGCGCCAGAGAACATTGTCCCTGCCTCAGATATACCGATATGAAGGGGATAATCATATCTTTCAGAGAAAAGCCTGTATGCATCAATGGTAGTCAAAACATCTGATGCCTTGAGTGAGACCTTTATATCGGTAAATGATAATGCTTCAAGTATTGCTATATGCCTTTCTGCACTTTCTACCAGAGCCTCAGGTGTAGGGTGTATATATTTCTTCAGCAGATCCTTCTCGAGGGAGCCAGCGTTAACACCTATTCTTATCGGTATTTCTCTGTCCTTTGATGCTCTGACCACTTCTTCAACCTTCCACCTTGCACCGATATTGCCAGGATTTATCCTCAGTCCATCCACACCGTTTTTTATCGCCCGTAATGCCAGCTTGTGGCTGAAATGAATGTCAGCGACCAGAGGTATAAGTATATTCTTTTTTATATCGCGTAGTGCATCAGCAGCACCCTCGTTAAGAATAGCAACCCTCACGACTTCACATCCAGCCTTTTCAAGATTTTTAATCTGTGCTATTGTGGCAGTTACATCACGTGTGTCAGTATTGGTCATAGACTGGACAATTATCGGGCCTCCACTGCCTATAAAGATATTTCCAATTTTTATCTGTCTTGTCTTTTTTCGAAGTATCATAAGTACACCCCCCAAAAATCACAAGGTTTTTGAAGGATCCTTTAATGAGGGATTTTTCGACACCTTTGAGTTTGGGGATTCACCATTTTTGAGTGATCTTAATGCGCGGAATTTCTCTACTGCCAGATTGTGTTCCCTCTCTGTCATTGAAAAATAATGAGTCCCATCATTCTTTGAAACAAAAAAGAGGTATTTTACATCTTCCGGATTAAGTGCTGCCTTGATAGACTTAAGTCCGGGATTTGAAATTGGGCCGGGGGGGAGACCCTTAATCCTGTATGTATTATATGGTGATGAATTATTCAGGTCTTTTTTAGTTATTTTCTTGTTGTTATCCTTTCCGTAAACCGCTGTTGGGTCAGCCTGAAGCTTCATTCTCTTTTTTAATCTGTTATGATACACCGCAGAGATCAGAGCCCTCTCACCATCCACGCTTGCCTCCATCTCAATGATTGATGCCAGTGTAATAACCTCATTCACTGTAAAGCCAATTTCCGATGCATGCTCAGCAAGATCCTCATCAAATACCTCAAAGAACCGATTAACCATCCTGCCTGTAATCTCTTTGAGAGAGATACCCTTAGGGAAAAGGTATTTGTCAGGGAAGAGATACCCTTCAAGGCTTGGTGCCTCAATACCAAAAGAATCTACAAATTTACTGTCATGTGTTAGACTTATGAAATCATCGTATTTAGCAAGACCCTTCCTTTCAAGTATCCTGCCTATATCAAATAATGTTGAACCTTCAGGGACAATAATTTCAAAGACGATAATCTTTCCTTTTTTAATGATATCAAATACATTCAGCAGATTCATATTGACATTGAGGCTATAATAACCTGCCCTTACACTCCTTGTTATTTCAGTCACCCTTCCGAGAATATTGAAGGCGGTAGAGCTTCTTATGAAGCCTTCCTGTTTGAGTTTCTCAGCGATCTGACTGAATGTCATACCCTCTGTCACTACAAATTCTCTCCACTCCCCTTTAGAGGAAGGAGGGGAGAGGAAGATGCTATAAATGGAAAGAATGAACAGGAAGGCTATTGATATAACAAATATAACAATAGGTAACCTTTTCACACCTGAGAGATTACTCCATAGGGTAGTCATTACTTTTCACCTCTGAGACTCAAGCGCCTTTCTATCCAGATAACCCTGAAGTATAATTGCAGCCGCAAGTCTGTCTCTAACAACTCTGCGTTTCTTCCTGCTCATATCGGCCTCAAGAAGTCTCTTTTCTGCAAAGACTGTGCTTAATCGCTCATCCCAGAGTATAACAGGCGCCCTCACAACTCTCTTGAGCCCTTCAACAAATGTAATTACCTTCTTTGCCTGTATACCCAATGTTCCATTCAGGTTGTGCGGAAGTCCAACCACTATCTCCTCAACACCATACTCCTCAATAATGTCTTTGATTTTTGCCATATCAACTCTATCATCCTTGCGGTGTATTGTGGTAAGCCCCTGTGCGGTCCATCCCATTTCATCACTCACAGCAACACCGATAGTCTTATCCCCGACATCAAGTCCGATAATCCTCATAACGAATCCCAAAATCACAACCTTCCTGACCTCAGTATGGCAATTATGAGCCATAGACCAAAGACAAATGCTATCAGGAAGCCTATGACACCGAGTGCAGGATAACCAAACAGGAATTTCTCACCTCCTGCATGTATAACTATTGAAGAGGCTATGATTATTGCGGCAACTATCAGGCTGAATGCTATCCTGTTCGTTGAACGGTCCAGATCCCTTGTAAACTTATCAAAACCGATGTGACTGAGTCTTAGCTGGAGGTCATCTTTGATGGCTTTTCTCAGAATGACCCTCATCTGTTTTGGTAGAGAGACCATGAAATCTGTAAAGTCACGAATATCTTTTCGGCTCCTCTTGTAGACCCAGACAGGACTGATCCTTTTTCTCAAGAGTCTTAAGGCATATGGTTCTGCAACGGAGAGAAAGTCAAAATCAGGATCGAGCCTTCTGCCCAATCCTTCAATTGTAAGCAATGCCTTATTCATAAAGAGTAGATCAGAAGGGATTCTCAGACGGTGCTTTAGTGCCAATGAGGTTATTGTATCAATATATTCCGTAACATTGATCTGTTTCAGTGTCTTGCCATATAAAGGTTCGAGGAAATCCACGAGGTCAACTTTGAATTCATTTCTGAATGTCTCAATGTCAACATCCTCGGAAACATATCCCAACCTGATGTACTGCTCGACAAGTCTGTCAAAATCTCTATTCACAATTGCAATAAATGTGTCTGCAACACCTTCCCTGTATTCATCTGTAAGCCTTCCAACAATACCAAAATCCATCAAGCCAAGTCTCCCGTCACTGAGAACAAAGATATTACCAGGATGAGGATCGGCATGGAAAAAACCATCTTCGAGTATCTGTTTAAGATATGCCTCAGCACCCCTTCTTGCAATCTCTCTGCAGTCAAAACCCTCTTCTTTTAACTTATTAAACTCGTCAATCCTGATCCCTTCGAGCCTCTCCATCGTCAGGACCCTCTTGGTAGTGTATTCGTAATAGACACCCGGGATGTACAGGAAATCACTATCACGGAGATTTAACTGAAATCTTGTGGCATTATCGGCTTCTTTAAGAAAATCCATTTCCTTTCTTATACTCCTTGAGAATTCGTCAACAATTCCAACAGGGTTGAAGAAACGACTTTCAGGGATGTATCTCAGCATGAGGTTTGCTACCCTATAGAGTATGTTGATATCGGTCTCTATAACATCTTCTATATCGGGTCGCTGTACCTTAACTATTACAGGAGGTCCATCTTTAAGTTCAGCACGATGGACCTGTGCGATGGATGCAGCAGCCACAGGTGTCTCTTCAAATTTTGCAAATAGGATATCTAAGGGTTTCTTTAACTCGGTCTCTACTATCCTCTTTGCCTCGTTAAATGGAAAAGGTGGAACCATATCCTGAAGTTTCTTGAACTCGTTGGCAAAGGTCTCTGTCACTAAATCGGGTCTGACACTTAGGAGCTGCCCCAACTTTATAAATGTAGGGCCGAGTTCTTCAAATGCAAGGCGTGTTCTCTCGGCGAGAACCATCTTTTCGAGATAGACACCATAAAAGCCAAAACTTCTCAGCCGCTTTGAGATAGGGATGTATTTGTCAAGGTTTATCTGCTCAAGAAACCTTCCAAGACCATGTTTAATTAAAACTATAGCAATCTGTCGAAGCCTGCTGACATTCTTATAGGTTCTTCTGAGTTTTAGTATATTAAATAGCATTAGCAATCAGTTTATTCTTCTGTACCGCCTCCCTTTTCAATTTTCTTTACTCTTGCAGAAAGAGACTGAACCTTTTTGTCGATTCTCTCTATTTCATCCCTTGTTGGCAGATGCATTACCTCCAATGTTTTGGCAACAAGTTCTGAAAGGGACTTGTTAATCTCTTTTCTCGTATCTTCTGCCTTATCCATCCACTCCCTGAGGAGTTTTGCACCCTGTATCTCGCTGAGTTCACCCTTTTTAACAAGTTCATCTATAAACTCTTTTACCCTTTCCTGCACACCAAACCCTGCCATCAATGCCTTTCTTACGATATTAAATAGAATCATCTTACACCTCCCATAACCTTTGAATTTTAATTCCCCTTGCTCATTTTTTCAACGATGGAATAGACACTCTCTAACGCCTCGTTTACTTTCTCTATAGACCTCCCTCCTCCCTGAGCGATCTCAGCCCGCCCTCCACCTGTTCCTTCTGTTATTGCGGCTATCTCTTTGATTATCTCACCTGCATTAAACCTATCCGAAAGATCTTTCGTAACCATAGCTATCCATGAAACCATGTTATCTGTGCGTGACCCTATTACCAGAATACCGGATTTCAATCGTTCCCGTAAAGAATCTCCCAATGACCTCATATCCGCCACCTTGAGGTTATCTACTCTCACTGCGAGCACCTTAACCCCGCATACCTCCCTATATTTTTTTGACATCTCTGCAGCCTGTATGGACGAGAATTTCTCCTTAAGGGTTTCTACCTCACGCTGTAGTTCTTTGTTGGTTGAAAGGAGTTTTTCGACCTTGGCATAGACCTTCAAATCCGTTGTCTTTAATGCCTTAGCGATCTCCATCAATTCTCGCTCCTCTTCTTTGAATGCATTATAGGCTGATTCACCTGTTAGTGCTTCTATCCTCCTTACACCTGCAGATATACCCCCTTCATGAATTATCTTGAATATACCTATTTCTCCCGTATGGCTAATATGCGTGCCACCGCAGAGTTCCTTGCTAAATGTATCGATTCCCACAACCCTCACGACATCACCGTATTTTTCACCAAAAAGGGCTATGGCACCAGTAGATATAGCATCCTCTATAGTCATCACCTCTGTGGTCACAGGTATGTCCTCTCTCACCTTTCTATTCACAAGATCCTCGATTTTATCAAGTTCAGTGATATTGAGTGGGTTAAAGTGTGTAAAGTCGAATCTGAGTCTTTCTGGTGACACGAGGGAGCCAGCCTGTTTTATATGATCACCGAGGATTTCTCTCAATGCCGTATGTAAAAGATGTGTGGCTGTATGGTTCCGTGCGGTTGCCTCCCTGTGCTCTGTTGATACCAGCGTATGCACTTTTTCTCCATATCTAATTTCACCACTCAGTACCCTTGCCTTATGAATATAAAGCTCATTTAATGGCTTTATTGTATCATGTATCTTGATCAAACAGTGATCCGTTGAGAGGTATCCGCGATCACCAACCTGTCCTCCAGATTCAGCGTAAAAAGGTGTTTTATCGAGAACTATCTCTATTTCATCAGCCTCAACCGCCGAATCAATTGTTGAGTCTCCTTTGATAATTGCTACTATTTTTGATTCTACCTCAGTTGTCTCATAGCCAACAAATATACTTTTGTGGCTTATTGATTTATATATCTCTTTTACATCTGTCCCTGGAAGAATTACCCATGAAGCCTTTGCCCTTCTTCTCTGCTCCTCCATAGCCTCTTTAAATCCTTCTTCGTCTATCTTAAAGCCGTGCTCTGATGCAATCTCTGATGCTAAATCAACAGGGAAACCAAATGTATCATAGAGTTTAAAGATGTCCCTTCCTGATATCTCTTTTAAGCCTTTTGCCTCTGTCTCAGCCATAACCTCTGTCAGAAGTAAAAGCCCACCATTTAATGTTCCCATAAATCTCTCTTCTTCTATCTTTGTAATCTTCTCTATATACGCTGTTGACTGCAGAAGTCCAGGATAAGCAGATCTCATACAATCAACAACAGAGCCTATCAAT encodes:
- a CDS encoding archaemetzincin family Zn-dependent metalloprotease; the protein is MKRIFIIPVGTVDSSIVSGIANGLKEKFRCEIGIDKEIPIPLDAYNNKRRQYHSTTILGELRFLKLKDFDRILGVIDVDLFVPELNFVFGEADISRGVAVISLTRLRQEFYGLHPDNGIFQMRAIKEATHEIGHTYGLGHCPNKKCIMHFSNSLRDTDIKGPGFCDICRSNLGI
- a CDS encoding proline--tRNA ligase, with product MRYSKLLISTLREAPSDAEAVSHILMLRSGMIRQLVAGIYIYLPLGLRIIDKINSIIRDEMNAIGGQELSLPVLHPAEIWQQTGRWHEIGDEMFRLKDRSGRDMCLGMTHEEIMAWLAHKEIRSYRDLPQIWYQTQIKLRDEARPKSGVIRTREFLMKDSYSFDADEEGLEKSYQLHAEAYHRIFKRCGLKFYQVESDPGMMGGATAHEFMSPSPAGEDEVVLCDSCGYAANIELALSNPKKISLQDWEYEEVHTPEKRTVEEVSSFLKLDPEYFIKSILVISNNGPVLALVRGDQELHEKKFNKIIGNHRPAQKEEIKEILGVEAGFIGPMNHKLRIIADTCLKEGVYVSGANKPHYHLKGIRPGKDFSAEWRDIHIAKEGDSCPKCNASLRIELAIEIGNIFKLGTKYSLPLKAFYLDENGEEKPIIMGSYGIGPARIAAAAVEQNNDRDGIIWHKSIAPFDVEILPLNMKDIKTVEVAEKLYKDLTEKGIEVLMDDRDERAGIKFKDADLIGIPYQIVIGEKNLKEGMIEIKERRSRNITRFKVEDLFSIISLCKT
- the ispG gene encoding flavodoxin-dependent (E)-4-hydroxy-3-methylbut-2-enyl-diphosphate synthase; the encoded protein is MILRKKTRQIKIGNIFIGSGGPIIVQSMTNTDTRDVTATIAQIKNLEKAGCEVVRVAILNEGAADALRDIKKNILIPLVADIHFSHKLALRAIKNGVDGLRINPGNIGARWKVEEVVRASKDREIPIRIGVNAGSLEKDLLKKYIHPTPEALVESAERHIAILEALSFTDIKVSLKASDVLTTIDAYRLFSERYDYPLHIGISEAGTMFSGAIKSSVGLGILLSEGIGDTIRVSLTAEPAKEVKVAYEILKSLGIRKRGVNIISCPTCGRCEIDVIRLASEVEERLSHIIEPLDVAVMGCVVNGPGEAREADVGIAGGKGVGILFRKGKIVKKLKEDQLADVIVNETEALVKDKSKKKIAEASC
- the mltG gene encoding endolytic transglycosylase MltG translates to MTTLWSNLSGVKRLPIVIFVISIAFLFILSIYSIFLSPPSSKGEWREFVVTEGMTFSQIAEKLKQEGFIRSSTAFNILGRVTEITRSVRAGYYSLNVNMNLLNVFDIIKKGKIIVFEIIVPEGSTLFDIGRILERKGLAKYDDFISLTHDSKFVDSFGIEAPSLEGYLFPDKYLFPKGISLKEITGRMVNRFFEVFDEDLAEHASEIGFTVNEVITLASIIEMEASVDGERALISAVYHNRLKKRMKLQADPTAVYGKDNNKKITKKDLNNSSPYNTYRIKGLPPGPISNPGLKSIKAALNPEDVKYLFFVSKNDGTHYFSMTEREHNLAVEKFRALRSLKNGESPNSKVSKNPSLKDPSKTL
- the ruvX gene encoding Holliday junction resolvase RuvX encodes the protein MRIIGLDVGDKTIGVAVSDEMGWTAQGLTTIHRKDDRVDMAKIKDIIEEYGVEEIVVGLPHNLNGTLGIQAKKVITFVEGLKRVVRAPVILWDERLSTVFAEKRLLEADMSRKKRRVVRDRLAAAIILQGYLDRKALESQR
- a CDS encoding AarF/ABC1/UbiB kinase family protein, with amino-acid sequence MLFNILKLRRTYKNVSRLRQIAIVLIKHGLGRFLEQINLDKYIPISKRLRSFGFYGVYLEKMVLAERTRLAFEELGPTFIKLGQLLSVRPDLVTETFANEFKKLQDMVPPFPFNEAKRIVETELKKPLDILFAKFEETPVAAASIAQVHRAELKDGPPVIVKVQRPDIEDVIETDINILYRVANLMLRYIPESRFFNPVGIVDEFSRSIRKEMDFLKEADNATRFQLNLRDSDFLYIPGVYYEYTTKRVLTMERLEGIRIDEFNKLKEEGFDCREIARRGAEAYLKQILEDGFFHADPHPGNIFVLSDGRLGLMDFGIVGRLTDEYREGVADTFIAIVNRDFDRLVEQYIRLGYVSEDVDIETFRNEFKVDLVDFLEPLYGKTLKQINVTEYIDTITSLALKHRLRIPSDLLFMNKALLTIEGLGRRLDPDFDFLSVAEPYALRLLRKRISPVWVYKRSRKDIRDFTDFMVSLPKQMRVILRKAIKDDLQLRLSHIGFDKFTRDLDRSTNRIAFSLIVAAIIIASSIVIHAGGEKFLFGYPALGVIGFLIAFVFGLWLIIAILRSGRL
- the alaS gene encoding alanine--tRNA ligase, which codes for MFSSDELRHLFLNYFEKKEHRVVPSSPLIPMNDPTLLFTNAGMVQFKSVFLGEEERDYKRAVSIQKCLRAGGKHNDLENVGRTTRHHTFFEMLGNFSFGDYFKELAIEFAWEFLIDVANLPTERLWVSIFKDDNDSFEIWCQKIGLPEERIVRLSESDNFWQMGDTGPCGPCSEIIIDQGEDVGCGKKTCGVGCDCDRYLEIWNLVFMQFNRDSAGNLTPLPAPSIDTGMGLERLASVVQGKSSNFHSDLFSPIISDITNITGVEYGKGKETDTSINVIADHIRAITLLISEGVVPSNEGRGYVLRRIIRRASRHAKIIGMKEPFLYKLIGSVVDCMRSAYPGLLQSTAYIEKITKIEEERFMGTLNGGLLLLTEVMAETEAKGLKEISGRDIFKLYDTFGFPVDLASEIASEHGFKIDEEGFKEAMEEQRRRAKASWVILPGTDVKEIYKSISHKSIFVGYETTEVESKIVAIIKGDSTIDSAVEADEIEIVLDKTPFYAESGGQVGDRGYLSTDHCLIKIHDTIKPLNELYIHKARVLSGEIRYGEKVHTLVSTEHREATARNHTATHLLHTALREILGDHIKQAGSLVSPERLRFDFTHFNPLNITELDKIEDLVNRKVREDIPVTTEVMTIEDAISTGAIALFGEKYGDVVRVVGIDTFSKELCGGTHISHTGEIGIFKIIHEGGISAGVRRIEALTGESAYNAFKEEERELMEIAKALKTTDLKVYAKVEKLLSTNKELQREVETLKEKFSSIQAAEMSKKYREVCGVKVLAVRVDNLKVADMRSLGDSLRERLKSGILVIGSRTDNMVSWIAMVTKDLSDRFNAGEIIKEIAAITEGTGGGRAEIAQGGGRSIEKVNEALESVYSIVEKMSKGN